TTAGACGGCGACATAATGGGCATGTTCCAGTACAGCAGCGACAAACAGGAGGCGCATGTCACGTTCGCGGCTCACAAGTTCCCCTACACCGCCAGCGTGTACTACACATGTGCGGTCAAGCTTTGTGACCTCAAGCACCCTGACGACTGCGTGAGTGATATAACCAGTactcacaaacaatactattgGGACACATAATATGTCCTGTGATGCGGGTCTCTCTCTGATAGCCTTTTCTTTACAAACATGGCaaagtgcacctgatggtaagtggagtggggtccaatataatgttgtCTGACGAAGGATAATTAATTACCCCTACGGCCTGTTacaaccggatatacgcagtctgatcccggaacacaacactTACCTGGggtactatggcgggttttaacaccttgtgtacggtagtcgctatccgagcggatataaaatatatcctaccaccagcattcaAGAAGTTAAGCTGTATctcaattttaaacaattacaacaCTGCAAGGGCTATCCTGCgaaaagtaagtaagtaatgtttgtgaatacgggcgTTCATTTGGTGTTGATTTGAGAAAAGCAATATCCAGTAACGATAACTGATGATTTATTCCTATCGTTAAAGGATTGTGTTGCACTtaatggtaaaatataaattaattttaaaaatagtgtcGATTCTGTACAACTCCTTCTGTCTCTACTCTTTGCAAATATAAGAGACGGTAAACTTAACTTAAAGAGACACTACTATATTGGTTATATTTATTACCAGTCACTTAGTTGATCGCAAATAATGAGACCATACATCTGATACTCAAGATGCTACCTGTTCCATATTAGGTAGTACATACGTATATTAGTTTAGCGTATTGGTAAATAAGGCGTAACAATATTGATGAGTTTCCATTTAATCCCACTTGTGATGGTTGTCTTTTATTTCTCCATGACAACAGGAGCCGTGTACAGTGAAGGCGAACCGCGTGCGGCGCGACACGGATGATGACGAGGGATCGCCGGCCACCGTGGAGCTGTTCTCGGGACTTTACGTCAACGAGGTAGACTCGCCCGACAATGACGAAGTCATTAGCGAAAAGGTAATTCTGAGtaattgtcaaatattttaggTATACCGGTTGCGGGTTGGGTAGTTAGTTATTGAtacgtatattaattataatgctgtaatatttttttgtttagcaGTTTAGTAGTTCTTCATGGtatctgattataattaaagggtttttttattaacaagtatTAAGTCATATAAAAATCTCTTTTCACAGAAAGAAGATGAAATCTGCATCTCCCAAAAGAACTTCGCAATAGGAATTTGCATCGCGGGCGTGATCCTCATGATTTGCGTCATCGCTGCCATCGCTTTCATCCTAGCCAGGAGACGCAACCCCAAGACGTACTCGCGCACCGGCAGCTCATTGTACAGCGGACCTTACACCAACACCGGTTACTCACACACGAGCTAAAGTACAACACTGTGAATCGATTATAAGGCAATAGGTTAGAACGATCGTTTGTGATTTAAATCAATCGAATGTAGTCGGTTGAAGTTTAAAATCGATTTCAACTCTCGGTTTTATAGTGATTGTGAGTTAATCGATAATTGGTTTAGGATGGTTGATTGTGAAAATCGATCTCGATAGTGTACAATGGTCGTGCCTTCGCATTTCGTTTTCGATTCATTGTATGGACTATCTGAAGATGTCGGCACCGGTGTACTTAAACTTCTTAtagataataacaaataatttggtATTTAACAAGTCATCTATCGTGTCTGTGTGTTTGTCGATCGTgccattaaaattacattatatctaTTTCATGAAGCATCGAATTATTTTGCTGGGCgtattccatatatttttacacgatttgtttatatacaaaatcaatggtatattttaagttttgtacGCTCGGCTATGGCAAAGTGTTgccaataaaattttcattttctacTTTAGTAGTTTTTTAATGGTTTGTAAATTAGGGCGAAACACTAATGACAAATTGCACTGCCATTATTATGGTATACCGAATACGTTGTGTTCATTCCACAACGATTGAGTCAACCTAGTTAAGGGATTACCATTTAAGAATTAATACCATGTACCATAACATGGAACGATTAAGAATTGTACAAGGAAAGCATGAGAATTGCATAGGTTGGTGtgaagaaaatttgaaaatttttgaTGGCCCATTTTACTATTGTTTAAAATGTCGACCCTAAAAATTAGTTCCTAAAATTACGGCACAATCTCAAGCATTGCCCATAAATATGATTCATGGGAATTTTACGTACGTTTTTAATCGTTCCGTAGTTTCaaaggtaatatttataataattatgtgataatttGTGTATTCTATCTGTCCcggatttaatttagttttgtatGCGCTGTAATATTTTAACGCGTATTTAATGGTTGCCTTCCGTTACgtaattatatagttataaCCTCGAATATTTGTCCTGtggtaatataatttcttttagtgGAAAGCTGTAGAGTCCAACTGAAATCCTATatcttaaatgtttttataaaatactgttaGTTCAACACATTATTATTGGTCAAATGACAGTGCAGCAGTTTCTAGGAAAGAAATATATTCGATTATGTGTTACC
Above is a genomic segment from Manduca sexta isolate Smith_Timp_Sample1 unplaced genomic scaffold, JHU_Msex_v1.0 HiC_scaffold_1498, whole genome shotgun sequence containing:
- the LOC119191413 gene encoding uncharacterized protein LOC119191413 encodes the protein DGDIMGMFQYSSDKQEAHVTFAAHKFPYTASVYYTCAVKLCDLKHPDDCEPCTVKANRVRRDTDDDEGSPATVELFSGLYVNEVDSPDNDEVISEKKEDEICISQKNFAIGICIAGVILMICVIAAIAFILARRRNPKTYSRTGSSLYSGPYTNTGYSHTS